The Candidatus Dadabacteria bacterium genome includes a window with the following:
- the fbp gene encoding class 1 fructose-bisphosphatase, translated as MVSITTLDEFIIRNQYEFPYSTGELSRLLRDIGFAAKIVHREVNKAGLVADILGKTGQVNIQGEEVRKLDSYANEKFLTALEHGGECAGVASEENEDFIAFSDENSRNSKYVIAIDPLDGSSNIDVNVSVGTIFSVYRRTSKMFSPCLKEDFLQPGKTQTAAGYIIYGSSTMLVYTTGHGVNGFTLDPSIGEFCLSHPNIKIPSHGNIFSVNYYNYSKFPDRVKKYLDHCRDGDGNSRLSLRYVGSMVADIHRNLLKGGIFLYPKTSDSPNGKLRLLYECNPMAFIVEQAGGASSSGTERTLDIQPTELHQRTPIYIGSYNMVSKFLNFLKDTKESEEE; from the coding sequence ATGGTTTCGATAACTACTCTTGACGAATTCATCATAAGAAATCAGTATGAATTTCCCTATTCCACCGGGGAGCTCTCCAGGCTGCTTCGGGATATAGGATTCGCAGCGAAAATAGTCCACAGGGAAGTAAACAAAGCCGGTCTGGTCGCGGATATTCTGGGCAAAACGGGCCAGGTAAACATTCAGGGAGAAGAGGTAAGAAAGCTTGATTCCTACGCGAACGAAAAGTTTCTGACCGCACTTGAACATGGCGGAGAATGCGCGGGGGTAGCGTCTGAGGAGAACGAGGATTTCATAGCATTTTCCGACGAGAACTCGAGAAACTCAAAATACGTAATAGCCATCGACCCTCTCGACGGATCCTCCAACATAGACGTGAACGTATCGGTTGGAACCATATTCTCCGTATATAGAAGAACGTCAAAGATGTTTTCCCCGTGTCTCAAGGAAGATTTTCTGCAGCCGGGCAAGACCCAGACGGCTGCCGGATACATAATATACGGTTCTTCGACCATGCTGGTGTACACTACCGGCCACGGAGTAAACGGGTTTACCCTTGACCCCTCGATAGGAGAGTTCTGCCTCTCCCATCCGAACATAAAGATCCCGAGCCACGGCAACATCTTCTCAGTCAACTACTATAACTATTCGAAATTCCCCGACAGGGTAAAGAAGTATCTCGATCACTGCAGAGACGGAGACGGCAATTCCAGGCTATCGCTTCGGTACGTCGGGTCCATGGTAGCAGATATACACAGGAACCTGCTCAAGGGAGGAATATTTCTTTATCCGAAAACCTCGGATTCTCCCAACGGAAAACTCAGGCTTCTCTACGAGTGCAACCCGATGGCCTTCATCGTGGAACAGGCTGGAGGAGCGTCGTCAAGCGGAACGGAAAGGACTCTTGACATTCAGCCGACGGAACTTCACCAGAGAACCCCCATATATATAGGTTCCTACAACATGGTAAGTAAGTTCCTCAACTTCTTGAAGGACACCAAAGAATCTGAGGAGGAGTAA
- a CDS encoding AAA family ATPase, producing MRSITLKNFRCFRAEQTAKLAPLTLLVGENSTGKTSFMAMIRALWDVAYRYQIPDFKEPPYDLGSFDEIAYNRGARGGQVDTFEAGFDPNNLIVFKNDATDKVRPYHLNITFAKDGTVPVPVRRRMTCEDLWIEEFLEPKNRDFRFRVGTEKGSWEFKASLDLGSPSDFAHYAIAPFFYTLPEEVEGLSPLEGSEKITKKDLERLREFWGFCFTGLFRKADRPYASAPVRSEPKRTYDPARLSSDPEGDYVPMYLANAYARQRRVWNYLKNELERFGQASGLFDEITVKHLGKTLGSPFQLQVRKFAGRRKGPWKNLVDVGYGISQVLPVVTELFRQDAAPLVLLQQPEVHLHPSAQAALGTLFCQIAVRSSQLVVETHSDYIVDRVRMEVRDNNIPLKPEDVSILFFERKELDVHIHSLRLDEEGNILDVPPNYRNFFMEESRRLWGL from the coding sequence ATGAGGAGTATTACGCTTAAAAATTTCCGATGTTTCCGCGCAGAGCAGACAGCTAAGTTGGCTCCACTGACTCTGCTAGTAGGTGAGAATAGTACCGGTAAGACATCTTTTATGGCAATGATTCGGGCTCTTTGGGATGTTGCCTATCGGTATCAGATACCGGATTTCAAGGAACCTCCATATGATCTTGGCAGTTTTGACGAGATTGCGTATAACAGAGGTGCTAGGGGCGGTCAGGTAGATACGTTTGAGGCGGGGTTTGATCCTAACAATCTTATTGTGTTTAAAAATGATGCGACTGATAAGGTTCGTCCCTATCATTTAAATATTACTTTTGCAAAAGATGGAACAGTTCCAGTTCCAGTGCGGAGACGGATGACTTGTGAGGATTTGTGGATCGAAGAATTCTTGGAACCGAAAAACCGCGATTTCCGATTTCGCGTCGGTACCGAAAAGGGGTCGTGGGAGTTTAAGGCCAGTTTGGACTTGGGTAGTCCTTCGGATTTTGCCCATTACGCAATAGCCCCTTTCTTTTATACACTTCCAGAGGAAGTAGAAGGGCTTAGTCCACTGGAAGGTTCCGAAAAGATTACTAAGAAAGATCTGGAAAGACTCCGTGAATTTTGGGGTTTTTGCTTCACGGGCTTGTTCAGAAAGGCTGATCGTCCATACGCAAGTGCACCGGTTCGTTCCGAACCAAAGCGCACTTACGATCCGGCTCGTCTCTCGTCAGACCCCGAGGGCGATTATGTTCCAATGTATTTGGCCAACGCATATGCCCGCCAGAGGAGGGTGTGGAACTATCTTAAAAACGAGCTTGAGAGATTTGGACAAGCTTCGGGACTTTTTGACGAAATCACTGTTAAGCATCTTGGAAAAACTTTAGGTTCACCTTTTCAGTTACAGGTGAGAAAATTTGCGGGCAGGAGGAAAGGGCCGTGGAAAAACTTGGTTGATGTGGGTTATGGTATAAGTCAGGTTTTACCTGTGGTGACAGAATTGTTTCGCCAAGATGCAGCGCCGTTGGTACTGTTACAGCAGCCGGAAGTGCACCTTCACCCCAGTGCTCAGGCTGCTCTGGGAACCTTATTCTGCCAAATTGCCGTACGAAGTTCTCAGCTAGTTGTTGAGACGCACAGTGACTACATAGTTGACCGCGTACGCATGGAGGTTCGCGACAACAATATTCCGTTGAAGCCGGAGGATGTTTCAATTCTGTTTTTTGAGCGTAAGGAGTTAGATGTTCATATTCACTCTCTTCGGCTAGATGAAGAGGGAAATATCTTAGACGTTCCACCGAACTACAGAAATTTTTTCATGGAAGAGAGCCGGAGACTTTGGGGTCTATAA
- a CDS encoding CvpA family protein, translating to MNLFDILLLFMILACFGGGLRSGLIKQFFSLTAIIGGVALGFFFYGPLGAILLEKNIIAEPRIADILGFLIVASLAYMLIHYLSHFLTDLLEKVKMGWINHLLGGAMGFIVGLLLCYLLVTGVKQFVDEDAPFIKNSVLAPKVISGYQIIREQAPDDLDESLEKLRELREGKQGSDFE from the coding sequence TTGAACCTGTTTGATATCTTACTCTTATTCATGATCTTGGCCTGTTTCGGGGGTGGGCTCAGGTCAGGCCTTATAAAGCAGTTTTTCTCACTGACCGCCATAATAGGGGGAGTGGCGCTGGGCTTCTTCTTCTATGGACCGCTGGGGGCTATTCTGCTTGAAAAAAACATTATCGCCGAACCGAGAATCGCCGACATTCTGGGATTTCTGATCGTAGCCTCCCTTGCGTACATGCTCATACATTATCTTTCCCATTTCCTGACGGACCTGCTGGAAAAAGTCAAGATGGGATGGATTAACCATCTCCTCGGCGGGGCGATGGGCTTTATAGTCGGTCTACTGCTCTGCTACCTTCTGGTAACCGGGGTAAAGCAGTTTGTGGATGAGGATGCTCCTTTCATCAAGAATTCCGTTCTGGCTCCCAAAGTCATCAGCGGATATCAAATTATCAGGGAGCAGGCGCCGGATGATCTTGACGAGAGCCTGGAAAAACTCCGGGAACTGCGGGAAGGAAAACAGGGGTCAGACTTCGAGTGA
- a CDS encoding polyprenyl synthetase family protein: protein MEFSDIIEIIHPSLAETERKIDEFIKSDVPLVYEIAKYLLGGGGKRIRPSLVLLSSAACGLTDGENRIAAAAGIELFHAGTLFHDDVVDQAEFRRGNASSNIVWGNKPTVLVGDFMLARGLELIYSCGSLELLRVVSRASSRLAEGHVLEIMSERKMVEISEDFCFSVIDHKTAALIECSTETGALLANTSNGAVRALSHYGHNIGIAFQLIDDALDYCSEENKFGKKTGQDLAERKMTLPLYYSIENAPEDVRRKVIETLDKEDDLDSSEIAEISQLVAHYRGVDLTRQRAKEFVVEAKKSLDEIPQNDYKESLGRLADYVAERNF from the coding sequence ATGGAGTTCTCAGACATAATTGAGATAATTCACCCGAGCCTCGCGGAAACAGAGAGGAAAATCGATGAATTCATAAAATCCGACGTTCCTCTGGTCTACGAAATAGCCAAGTATCTGCTTGGCGGAGGAGGAAAGAGAATCAGGCCTTCCCTCGTTCTTCTCTCAAGCGCCGCCTGCGGGCTTACCGATGGGGAAAATCGGATTGCGGCAGCTGCCGGGATTGAACTTTTCCACGCCGGCACCCTTTTTCACGACGATGTAGTCGATCAGGCGGAATTCAGAAGGGGGAACGCTTCTTCAAATATAGTTTGGGGGAACAAGCCCACCGTGCTGGTGGGGGATTTTATGCTGGCCCGGGGCCTTGAGCTTATATACAGCTGCGGCAGTCTTGAACTCCTGAGAGTGGTCTCCAGAGCCTCGTCTCGTCTTGCCGAGGGCCATGTGCTCGAGATTATGAGCGAAAGAAAGATGGTTGAAATCTCGGAGGACTTCTGTTTTTCCGTGATTGACCACAAAACGGCCGCGCTCATTGAATGCTCGACCGAGACCGGAGCGCTTCTGGCGAATACTTCAAACGGAGCGGTCAGGGCTCTTTCACACTACGGGCACAACATAGGAATAGCGTTTCAGCTTATAGACGATGCGCTTGACTACTGTTCTGAAGAGAACAAGTTCGGGAAAAAAACCGGACAGGACCTGGCTGAACGGAAAATGACCCTCCCGCTTTACTACTCAATTGAAAACGCCCCGGAAGACGTGAGACGCAAAGTGATCGAAACGCTTGACAAGGAAGATGATCTCGATAGTTCCGAGATAGCGGAGATATCGCAACTAGTAGCCCACTACCGCGGGGTCGATTTGACCAGACAGCGGGCAAAGGAGTTTGTGGTTGAAGCGAAAAAATCTCTGGACGAGATACCGCAGAACGATTATAAGGAATCCCTCGGTCGCCTTGCCGATTACGTGGCTGAGAGAAACTTCTGA
- the rimI gene encoding ribosomal protein S18-alanine N-acetyltransferase, with product MIIKALSPKYINEIVKIENESFISPWPKQVLSDYIKKSGFFCNIAINGSDEDVAGYSISTLVYDEIHVFKIAVASCHRRKGVAIELLSDTFNFYEKMGALSVILEVRTTNTPAIMLYEKLGFEILRTRKNYYGRGRGDAYVMGLALDSYYQKFLSAT from the coding sequence ATGATCATAAAGGCCCTCTCACCGAAATATATAAACGAGATCGTGAAGATCGAAAACGAATCCTTCATCTCCCCGTGGCCGAAACAAGTGCTCTCGGATTACATCAAAAAATCCGGATTCTTCTGCAATATAGCCATAAACGGAAGCGACGAAGACGTTGCGGGCTACTCAATATCCACCCTTGTCTACGACGAAATTCACGTATTCAAGATTGCCGTGGCATCCTGCCACAGGAGAAAGGGAGTAGCGATTGAACTGCTCTCAGACACCTTCAATTTTTATGAAAAAATGGGGGCTCTCTCGGTTATTCTCGAGGTAAGAACGACAAACACGCCGGCAATCATGCTTTATGAAAAGCTCGGGTTTGAGATTCTTAGAACACGCAAGAACTACTATGGCAGGGGGAGAGGGGACGCCTACGTGATGGGTCTTGCGCTTGACAGCTACTATCAGAAGTTTCTCTCAGCCACGTAA
- the meaB gene encoding methylmalonyl Co-A mutase-associated GTPase MeaB, whose protein sequence is MTPHKKTEAETYRQGIAKGEIPALSRAITLAESTLPEHKKLAREIITWCLPRSGKSIRVGITGIPGVGKSSFIESLGLYLARECGKKIAVLAIDPTSSETGGSVLGDKLRMEELSRHENVYIRPSPSAGSLGGVAKKTSDAVILCEAAGFDTIFIETVGVGQSEITCHSMVDFFMLLMITGAGDDIQGIKKGIIERADAVLITKADGRNKKKAELMKQEMEESLGFHRPPESGWVPRAYACSSVTGYGIRKIWQCVMDYEDLCRENGYFTEKRRKQGIYRLHEALIQNLEDSFYESSLVKETLGEVEKEVMEGKTDPYTGAANLLDLYFEELRPPRSAQEK, encoded by the coding sequence ATGACCCCGCACAAAAAAACGGAAGCGGAAACTTACCGCCAAGGCATAGCCAAGGGAGAAATACCCGCTCTTAGCAGGGCGATAACCCTTGCGGAGAGCACCCTGCCCGAGCATAAAAAGCTTGCGCGGGAAATAATCACATGGTGTCTGCCGCGGTCCGGAAAATCCATAAGGGTGGGAATCACGGGTATACCCGGAGTCGGAAAGAGCAGCTTCATAGAATCTCTGGGTCTCTATCTGGCCCGCGAGTGCGGAAAAAAGATAGCGGTGCTCGCAATCGATCCCACGAGCAGCGAAACCGGGGGAAGCGTTTTGGGCGACAAACTCAGGATGGAGGAGCTTTCCCGGCATGAAAACGTCTACATAAGGCCCTCTCCGTCGGCCGGTTCTCTGGGGGGAGTCGCAAAAAAGACAAGCGACGCTGTGATTCTCTGCGAGGCGGCAGGATTCGACACGATCTTTATAGAAACGGTGGGAGTCGGGCAGTCTGAAATTACCTGTCACTCCATGGTCGATTTTTTCATGCTGCTCATGATTACCGGGGCGGGAGACGATATTCAGGGAATAAAAAAGGGAATAATCGAGCGCGCCGACGCCGTATTGATAACCAAGGCGGACGGGAGAAACAAGAAAAAAGCGGAGCTTATGAAACAGGAAATGGAAGAGTCGCTGGGATTCCACAGACCGCCTGAATCCGGGTGGGTCCCCAGGGCTTACGCCTGCTCCTCCGTTACGGGTTACGGAATAAGGAAAATCTGGCAGTGCGTCATGGACTATGAAGATCTCTGCAGAGAAAACGGATACTTTACGGAAAAAAGAAGAAAACAGGGTATATACCGCCTGCATGAAGCGCTCATCCAGAATCTTGAGGACAGCTTTTATGAAAGCTCCCTCGTCAAAGAAACGCTCGGCGAAGTGGAAAAAGAAGTGATGGAAGGAAAAACAGATCCCTACACGGGAGCCGCGAATCTGCTCGATCTTTATTTTGAAGAGCTTCGTCCACCTCGGTCGGCACAAGAAAAATGA
- the scpA gene encoding methylmalonyl-CoA mutase, with product MRPDFSKINLGFGSNGGSNARASGNIVRESPEKIDIKEFYVPNDLSDSEHLGFVSGIPPYLRGPYPTMYITRPWTIRQYAGFSTAEESNAFYRRNLAAGQKGLSIAFDLPTHRGYDSDHPRVSGDVGKAGVAIDSVLDMEILLDRIPLDQISVSMTMNGAVLPIMAFYIVVAERQGVGPEKLSGTIQNDILKEFMVRNTYIYPPEFSMKIVSDIFEYTSKNMPKFNSISVSGYHMEEAGATSDIELAYTLADGLEYLRAGVEAGLNIDDFAPRISFFWGIGMDHFMEIAKMRAARMLWAKIVKTFEPKKPASLMLRTHCQTSGWSLTEQDPFNNVTRTCVEALSAVLGGTQSLHTNALDEAIALPTDFSARIARNTQLYLQKETDVCRLIDPWAGSYYVEYLTHNLARRAWELIMEIEELGGMSKAIETGLPKMRIEEAAARKQARIDSGKDVIVGVNSYNSDAQEEFDILEVDNRKVRENQIKRLGKLKEKRDSEAVERALRKITECAETEQGNLLSLAVEAARENATLGEISDACEEAWGRYRPGWRTISGVYSSEISKDAGFAKARELADRFATLEGRRPRILVAKMGQDGHDRGAKIIATGFADLGFDVDIGPLFQTPEEAARQAVENDVHIIGISSLAAGHKTLIPELIKKLDEMGGDDIMVVAGGVIPKRDYDYLRNAGVSQIFGPGTVLSEAAEAILVPLTETRT from the coding sequence ATGAGACCTGATTTTTCGAAAATAAACCTCGGCTTCGGTTCAAACGGCGGCAGCAACGCACGTGCAAGCGGAAATATCGTAAGGGAATCACCGGAGAAAATAGACATAAAGGAGTTTTATGTCCCAAACGACCTCAGTGATTCCGAACACCTGGGATTTGTCTCCGGAATTCCGCCCTACCTCCGCGGACCCTACCCGACCATGTACATCACGAGACCCTGGACCATCAGACAGTACGCGGGATTCTCCACCGCGGAGGAATCAAACGCTTTCTACAGAAGAAATCTGGCCGCGGGGCAGAAAGGGCTTTCAATAGCCTTTGATCTTCCCACTCACAGGGGATACGACTCAGACCATCCCAGAGTTTCGGGAGACGTTGGAAAGGCAGGCGTAGCAATAGATTCGGTACTCGACATGGAGATTCTTCTCGATCGAATACCCCTTGATCAGATCTCGGTTTCCATGACCATGAACGGCGCGGTTCTGCCGATCATGGCTTTCTACATAGTCGTTGCGGAGCGGCAGGGAGTGGGACCGGAAAAACTCAGCGGAACGATCCAAAACGACATACTAAAGGAGTTCATGGTAAGGAACACCTACATTTACCCGCCTGAATTCTCGATGAAGATAGTCTCGGACATTTTCGAATATACATCGAAAAACATGCCGAAGTTCAATTCGATAAGCGTAAGCGGCTACCACATGGAAGAAGCAGGTGCCACGTCGGACATAGAGCTTGCCTACACGCTCGCCGACGGCCTTGAGTATTTAAGGGCGGGAGTCGAGGCGGGACTCAACATTGACGATTTCGCTCCCAGAATTTCCTTCTTCTGGGGAATAGGCATGGACCATTTCATGGAAATCGCAAAAATGAGGGCGGCGAGGATGCTCTGGGCCAAGATCGTCAAGACCTTTGAGCCCAAAAAACCGGCTTCGCTCATGCTCAGAACCCACTGCCAGACTTCGGGATGGAGCCTCACGGAGCAGGATCCGTTTAACAACGTGACGAGGACATGCGTTGAAGCCCTAAGCGCGGTGCTCGGCGGCACCCAGTCACTCCACACAAACGCCCTGGATGAAGCAATCGCCCTTCCCACCGACTTTTCCGCCAGGATAGCGAGAAACACCCAGCTTTATCTTCAGAAAGAAACGGATGTATGCAGGTTGATCGATCCCTGGGCGGGGTCCTACTATGTCGAGTACCTTACCCATAATCTGGCGAGAAGGGCCTGGGAACTCATAATGGAAATAGAAGAGCTGGGAGGAATGTCCAAAGCCATAGAGACCGGTTTGCCGAAAATGAGGATAGAGGAAGCGGCGGCACGAAAACAGGCGAGGATAGACTCGGGAAAAGACGTGATAGTAGGAGTCAACAGTTATAATTCGGACGCGCAGGAAGAATTCGATATACTGGAAGTGGATAACCGCAAGGTGAGGGAGAACCAGATTAAAAGACTAGGGAAACTGAAAGAAAAAAGGGATTCCGAGGCGGTTGAGCGCGCGCTTCGGAAAATCACTGAATGCGCAGAAACGGAGCAAGGCAACCTTCTCTCCCTGGCGGTTGAGGCCGCAAGGGAAAACGCCACCCTCGGAGAAATATCGGACGCGTGCGAGGAGGCATGGGGGAGATACAGGCCTGGATGGCGCACGATCTCGGGAGTATATTCATCGGAAATTTCGAAGGACGCCGGATTTGCCAAGGCAAGGGAGCTTGCTGACCGTTTCGCCACTCTGGAAGGGAGAAGACCCAGAATACTGGTCGCAAAGATGGGCCAGGACGGCCATGACCGCGGGGCGAAGATAATAGCGACGGGTTTTGCTGACCTCGGTTTCGATGTGGACATAGGCCCGCTCTTTCAGACCCCCGAAGAAGCGGCAAGGCAGGCAGTTGAAAACGATGTCCACATAATCGGAATATCGAGCCTGGCCGCCGGCCACAAGACACTCATCCCCGAACTTATAAAAAAGCTCGACGAGATGGGAGGCGACGACATAATGGTGGTCGCAGGAGGGGTTATACCCAAACGCGATTACGACTACCTCAGGAACGCCGGAGTCTCGCAGATATTTGGTCCGGGAACCGTGCTGTCCGAAGCGGCCGAAGCCATACTCGTGCCCCTGACAGAAACCCGAACATGA
- a CDS encoding methylmalonyl-CoA mutase family protein produces the protein MSKTEKEHEQVLLFDDFPSISKESWKKETEKRVSYKDLIWHTEDGIEVEPFYTEEEARDLFLGETPLPGEFPFVRGTSEKDNSWLLTEEIRLTTPKETGAAALAAIEGGADSLTFIPQAEMKRKTIETLLKDIDPLRIGINFALREDPEKICTLFISSCARKEIDTQELSGAMFFDPLSHLLGYESSATPLDEAVDKIAKAIGYLSDAAPGYAAFSVKSSTFKDSGATISQELAFTIAAAVEYLVMLRQKGVDSDSACRHLVFSFSTGSSYFAEIAKLRAARALWANVAQQFCPASAKSTKMRIHCHTTGFNKTIYDPHTNILRTALEAMASVIGGTDSLTVQPFDAHYREPDGLSRRVARNIQLLARNESHLDAVTDPGGGSYHIEKLTQSISQKSLELFQEIEKKGGYFECLKSGFIQNAVEDSRKKALSDISRRKKTLVGTNEFPNLLEKMAGDIRKTLPAEKEKNGSAPTVALLTESRAAQVFEKIRLLSEEYAERTGEAPKVFLLHLSDSPQTVARSVFSMNFFGCGGFSIVDGADNPGIDEGIAAALRENPLAVAICGSDKDYEQFAEETAMKLRDKGAEIKIVVPGGGQGEWERLAEAGVDDFINADSDVRDTLERYQELLFSDEAGP, from the coding sequence ATGAGCAAAACAGAAAAAGAACATGAGCAGGTCCTTCTTTTCGATGATTTTCCAAGCATCTCTAAAGAAAGCTGGAAAAAAGAAACCGAAAAAAGAGTTTCCTATAAAGATCTCATATGGCATACCGAAGACGGCATAGAGGTTGAACCCTTCTACACCGAAGAAGAAGCCAGGGACCTTTTCTTGGGGGAAACCCCGCTTCCGGGAGAATTTCCGTTTGTCCGGGGAACCAGCGAAAAAGATAACAGCTGGCTCCTTACAGAAGAGATAAGGCTCACCACGCCGAAAGAGACTGGAGCCGCGGCGCTTGCGGCAATAGAGGGCGGAGCGGATTCTCTCACCTTCATCCCGCAGGCGGAAATGAAACGCAAAACCATCGAGACTCTCCTAAAAGACATAGACCCCCTGCGCATCGGCATAAACTTCGCCTTGAGAGAGGATCCGGAAAAGATCTGCACCCTTTTCATTTCCTCCTGCGCCAGGAAAGAAATCGACACGCAGGAACTCAGCGGAGCCATGTTCTTCGACCCTCTATCGCATCTGCTTGGATACGAATCCTCTGCAACGCCGCTTGATGAGGCTGTGGATAAAATCGCAAAAGCTATCGGATATCTCTCAGACGCCGCGCCCGGCTACGCGGCGTTTTCGGTGAAAAGCTCGACATTTAAAGACTCAGGCGCAACTATAAGCCAGGAACTCGCCTTCACCATCGCCGCGGCCGTCGAGTATCTGGTCATGCTCCGCCAAAAAGGCGTTGATTCAGACAGCGCCTGCCGCCACCTTGTTTTTTCCTTCTCCACGGGCTCGAGCTACTTTGCGGAAATCGCCAAGCTTCGCGCCGCAAGGGCGCTCTGGGCAAACGTCGCCCAGCAGTTTTGCCCCGCCTCCGCCAAATCCACGAAAATGAGGATCCATTGCCACACCACGGGCTTCAACAAAACCATTTACGACCCGCACACAAACATATTGCGGACAGCGCTTGAAGCCATGGCGTCTGTAATCGGGGGGACGGATTCCCTGACCGTTCAGCCGTTTGATGCCCACTACAGAGAACCCGACGGGTTATCAAGGAGAGTGGCGAGGAACATTCAGCTTCTGGCAAGAAACGAATCCCACCTCGACGCGGTGACTGACCCCGGAGGCGGCTCCTACCACATAGAGAAACTGACACAGTCCATTTCGCAGAAATCCCTCGAGCTGTTCCAAGAAATAGAAAAAAAAGGCGGCTACTTTGAGTGCCTTAAAAGCGGCTTCATACAGAACGCGGTCGAGGACAGCAGAAAAAAAGCCCTGAGCGACATCTCCCGGAGGAAAAAAACGCTTGTCGGAACAAACGAGTTTCCCAACCTGCTGGAAAAAATGGCGGGAGATATCCGGAAAACCCTGCCCGCGGAAAAAGAGAAAAACGGTTCGGCTCCGACGGTAGCGCTTCTTACGGAATCAAGGGCAGCTCAAGTTTTTGAGAAAATAAGGCTTCTAAGCGAAGAATACGCGGAGAGAACAGGCGAGGCGCCAAAAGTTTTCCTGCTTCACCTGAGCGATTCGCCGCAGACAGTCGCAAGATCGGTTTTTTCGATGAATTTCTTCGGGTGCGGGGGTTTCTCAATAGTAGACGGAGCGGACAATCCGGGCATTGACGAGGGAATTGCGGCAGCCTTGCGCGAGAATCCGCTTGCGGTAGCGATTTGCGGTTCCGACAAAGATTACGAGCAGTTTGCAGAGGAGACCGCAATGAAACTCAGGGACAAGGGAGCGGAAATAAAAATTGTCGTTCCGGGCGGCGGACAAGGCGAATGGGAAAGGCTCGCCGAGGCAGGTGTGGATGATTTTATCAATGCGGATTCGGATGTCCGCGACACGCTTGAAAGATACCAGGAGCTGCTTTTCTCAGACGAGGCAGGACCATGA
- the queC gene encoding 7-cyano-7-deazaguanine synthase QueC — translation MSGKAVVMVSGGVDSSTLCYKAVREGYEVFPLTFIYGQKHEREVRSSENVCRHLGLSPNIIDLSSVRTLFGASALTDRDVEIPRVSATARNYETLSATVVPNRNAIFLSLSVAYSQGIGCDTVFYGAHHSDRGVYPDCRAEFVSAFEKAERLATDNERLTIIAPFIDMDKSGIVRLGARLGVPFEDTWSCYVGSRMHCGTCSSCRERKRAFIEADVDDPTEYEA, via the coding sequence ATGTCTGGAAAAGCGGTTGTCATGGTCTCTGGAGGCGTGGACAGTTCTACTCTCTGCTATAAGGCGGTTCGGGAAGGGTACGAAGTCTTTCCTCTTACCTTTATCTACGGACAGAAACACGAAAGAGAGGTCCGTTCCTCAGAAAATGTATGCCGGCATCTGGGGCTTTCTCCCAACATAATTGACCTTTCTTCCGTAAGGACTCTTTTCGGCGCCTCTGCGCTTACCGACCGGGACGTCGAGATTCCCAGGGTTTCCGCGACGGCGCGCAATTACGAGACCCTATCGGCAACAGTCGTTCCGAACCGAAACGCCATCTTTCTCTCCCTTTCGGTTGCCTATTCACAGGGTATCGGCTGCGACACTGTGTTCTACGGCGCGCATCATTCCGACAGGGGTGTGTATCCCGACTGCCGAGCGGAGTTCGTTTCGGCTTTCGAGAAAGCGGAGAGACTCGCGACTGACAACGAACGCCTCACCATAATTGCCCCGTTTATAGATATGGACAAGTCGGGGATAGTCAGACTCGGTGCGCGTCTCGGGGTTCCTTTCGAAGATACGTGGTCGTGCTACGTGGGTTCCCGTATGCACTGCGGCACCTGCAGTTCGTGCAGGGAGAGAAAAAGGGCCTTTATCGAAGCGGATGTGGATGATCCGACGGAATATGAGGCGTAA
- a CDS encoding radical SAM protein, with protein sequence MKVSEIFFSIQGEGIHIGLPTVFLRLFACDLRCSWCDTMYAVEGNDFREMETSEVLSKVLEYGCSRVCITGGEPLIQRDAVEEVTEFLLERDFVVVLETSGHKKPPGIFSHPNSVVSMDCKCPGSGMDSRMDFSLYDALGEKDQLKFVIADNADYEYARSIVAEHHISASIIFQPVYGTKADWIAERVLRDGMENVRVLPQLHKIFWGEKRGV encoded by the coding sequence ATGAAGGTAAGTGAAATTTTCTTTTCAATACAGGGTGAAGGAATCCATATTGGGCTGCCGACGGTCTTTCTCAGGCTTTTTGCCTGTGATCTCAGATGCAGTTGGTGCGACACCATGTACGCCGTGGAGGGGAATGACTTCCGGGAGATGGAAACAAGCGAGGTCCTGAGCAAGGTTCTTGAATACGGATGCTCCCGCGTCTGCATAACTGGCGGGGAGCCGCTTATTCAGCGGGATGCCGTGGAGGAGGTAACGGAATTTCTGCTCGAGAGGGATTTTGTGGTAGTGCTTGAAACAAGCGGACACAAGAAACCTCCTGGGATTTTCTCCCATCCCAATTCGGTCGTGAGCATGGACTGCAAGTGTCCCGGTTCGGGCATGGACTCCAGGATGGATTTCTCCCTCTACGACGCCTTGGGGGAGAAGGACCAGCTTAAGTTCGTAATAGCCGATAATGCTGACTACGAGTACGCGAGGAGTATTGTAGCCGAGCATCATATCAGCGCTTCAATCATATTCCAGCCCGTTTACGGTACAAAAGCGGACTGGATAGCCGAGAGAGTCCTGCGCGACGGCATGGAGAACGTAAGAGTGCTTCCGCAGCTTCACAAAATATTCTGGGGAGAAAAAAGGGGAGTCTGA